A single genomic interval of Eleutherodactylus coqui strain aEleCoq1 chromosome 3, aEleCoq1.hap1, whole genome shotgun sequence harbors:
- the LOC136619847 gene encoding uncharacterized protein → MYPDWDSATAATQSEILKDIKNRWRSVQDRYKKHEKECEKSGMSPSQKKCPNQEILHFLRTSRALRPSSGNVTAAAPSVETAAADTEGQEEESRDDDITEGTPTLEDSQRSTPDLSITSVTPEVVEQNVSRSSSAGPSSRACSSREVSSERTSRSVAARPRRKNKADAANEALTLLRRVDTEDQWDTMGATIASRIRELRPERQWAIAPVIYYTLELFASERPIADSCTLISAMKKTGFAVPESHRMLPPPQSFADQPGRVPRTTGYPMHHVSQDTGYGDTVSGGSPSPSQQSFLSMMSSPVHQTSQHTTTVLYTPPSGSQSSTGDGSFINYTTLQ, encoded by the exons ATGTATCCCGATTGGGACTCTGCTACAGCTGCCACCCAAAGTGAAATCC TTAAAGACATCAAGAATCGCTGGAGGTCAGTTCAGGACCGCTACAAGAAACACGAGAAAGAGTGTGAAAAAAGCGGCATGTCCCCGTCTCAGAAAAAGTGTCCAAACCAGGAAATACTGCATTTCCTCAGAACAAGTCGAGCATTGCGTCC atccagcgggaacGTCACGGCCGCCGCTCCCTCGGTCGAAACCGCTGCAGCTGACACAGAAGGGCAGGAAGAGGAGTCACGGGATGATGATATCACAGaaggtaccccaaccttggaagACAGCCAGCGGAGCACGCCCGATTTGTCAATCACTTCTGTAACACCGGAAGTGGTGGAACAAAACGTGTCGCgtagcagcagtgctggccctagCAGCAGAGCATGCAGTAGCCGGGAGGTGAGTTCCGAGCGGACGAGCCGCAGCGTTGCTGCTCGTCCGCGTCGGAAGAACAAGGCAGATGCCGCAAACGAGGCGCTGACGTTATTGCGGCGGGTTGACACGGAGGATCAGTGGGATACAATGGGTGCCACCATTGCGTCACGCATTCGTGAACTGAGGCCGGAGCGTCAGTGGGCTATTGCGCCCGTTATTTACTATACTTTAGAGCTTTTTGCTTCTGAAAGGCCCATTGCTGATAGCTGTACCCTTATTTCGGCAATGAAAAAAACAGGCTTTGCAGTACCAGAATCGCACCGCATGTTGCCTCCACCCCAATCTTTCGCTGACCAACCAGGCAGGGTTCCTAGGACAACGGGATACCCCATGCACCATGTTTCTCAAGACACTGGCTACGGCGACACGGTCTCTGGCgggtccccttccccttcccagcAATCGTTTCTATCAATGATGAGCAGCCCTGTGCATCAGACCTCGCAACACACAACCACGGTACTGTACACGCCGCCAAGCGGATCTCAATCCAGTACAGGAGACGGCTCTTTTATCAATTATACGACACTGCAGTGA
- the RPL3 gene encoding large ribosomal subunit protein uL3, which yields MSHRKFSAPRHGSLGFLPRKRCKRHRGKVKSFPKDDPSKPIHLTAFLGYKAGMTHIVREVDRPGSKVNKKEVVEAVTVVETPPMVIVGIVGYVQTPRGLRSFKTIFAEHISDECKRRFYKNWYKSKKKAFTKYCKKWQDDEGKKQLEKDFASMKKYCQVIRVIAHTQMRLLPLRQKKSHLMEIQVNGGTIAEKIDWAREKLEQQVAVSGVFGQDEMIDVIGVTKGKGYKGVTSRWHTKKLPRKTHRGLRKVACIGAWHPARVAFSVARAGQKGYHHRTEINKKIYKIGQGYHSKDGKLVKNNASTDYDLSDKSINPLGGFVHYGEVKNDFVMLKGCVIGTKKRVLTLRKSLLVQTSRRSLEKIDLKFIDTTSKFGHGRFQTAEEKKAFMGPLKKDRLAKEEA from the exons ATG TCTCACAGAAAGTTCTCTGCCCCCAGGCATGGCTCCCTGGGCTTCCTGCCACGCAAACGCTGCAAGAGACATCGTGGTAAGGTCAAGAGCTTCCCTAAGGATGACCCTAGCAAACCCATCCATCTGACTGCCTTCCTGGGGTACAAGGCTGGCATGACCCACATTGTTCGAGAGGTGGACAGACCCGGCTCCA AGGTGAATAAGAAAGAAGTTGTTGAGGCTGTGACTGTTGTGGAGACTCCTCCTATGGTTATTGTTGGCATTGTGGGATATGTCCAGACTCCACGTGGGCTTCGTAGCTTCAAGACCATATTTGCTGAGCACATCAGTGATGAATGCAAAAGGCGCTTCTACAAGAACTG GTATAAGTCCAAGAAGAAGGCATTCACCAAGTATTGCAAGAAATGGCAAGATGATGAAGGCAAGAAGCAGCTGGAGAAAGACTTCGCTAGCATGAAGAAATACTGCCAGGTCATCAGAGTCATCGCCCACACACAG ATGCGCTTGCTGCCTCTGCGCCAGAAGAAGTCTCATCTCATGGAGATCCAAGTGAATGGAGGGACCATTGCAGAGAAAATAGACTGGGCCCGTGAGAAGCTGGAGCAGCAGGTGGCAGTGTCTGGAGTGTTTGGTCAGGATGAAATGATAGATGTCATTGGAGTCACAAAGGGAAAAGGCTACAAAG GTGTGACTAGCCGTTGGCATACAAAGAAGTTGCCACGCAAGACTCACAGAGGTCTGAGAAAGGTTGCTTGTATTGGAGCTTGGCATCCTGCCCGTGTGGCCTTCTCTGTGGCTCGTGCTGGCCAAAAAGGTTATCATCACAGAACAGAGATAAATAAGAAG ATTTACAAGATTGGACAAGGCTACCACTCAAAAGATGGAAAACTTGTAAAGAACAATGCTTCAACTGACTATGATCTGTCAGACAAGAGTATCAACCCATTG GGTGGCTTTGTTCATTATGGAGAAGTGAAAAACGACTTTGTCATGCTGAAGGGCTGTGTTATTGGGACCAAGAAAAGAGTTCTCACCCTCCGCAAGTCCCTACTTGTGCAGACCAGTCGTCGTTCTTTGGAGAAGATCGACCTGAAGTTCATTGACACAACATCCAAATTTGGACATGGACGTTTCCAGACAGCAGAAGAAAAGAAGGCTTTCATG GGACCACTCAAGAAGGACCGCCTAGCAAAGGAGGAAGCATAA